The genomic segment CTCGTCAGGAGAATCGGATGGCACATGGGAATGAGGTCCGGTGTCTTCTTCGCACCCATCACGCCTGCAATCTGAGCAACAGCCAGCACGTCCCCCTTCGCGATCTTACCTCGTTGAATCTTTTGAAGGGTTTCAGGAAGTAGAAAGACCTTGGCCTGCGCAGTTGCGAGACGCTCCGTCGAGCCCTTGGCACTGATGTCGACCATCCGAGCTCGACCTGATTCATTGAAATGCGTAAATTCGTCCATTTTGCCCTTTGAATCAGCAACTTATAACCAGCACGCTGCGGGATTATAGGTGCCGATGGAAACGAAGGTCAAGCCGATGAGAGATGGCAGTCTGTTGCCGAATACTGCCTCGAAGTACACTGACCTCGGTTGTCAGTAGTGGACGCCATGAGTAGCAGCCTCACACCGAGCCTGCTTGCGCGTGCCGTAACGCTGGTGGTGCCCCAGCTCATTCTTCAGGCTTCCCCAGACACTCTCCATCGGTGCGTTGTCATAGCAGTTGCCCTTCCGACGCATAGACGCAGTCATGCCGAACTGCTGCAGCTGATCTTGATAGGCCTGGGCACAATATTGGGCCCCACGGTCAGAGTAGTGGAGCAAGCCTGACGGTCACGATATCGCCCGTACATTTCCCGAAGACTGGCATACTCGGCGTGTTTACAATCAACAACTCCTTAGCGTTGAACGCCTTGAGATTAACAGGACGACCATCAATATCGGGGAGACGAAAGCTGTCGAGTGGTGACAGCGATCGTGCACGCACCTGTTTCTCGCTGGCGAATATTTCTCCGCTTGACCCGTTGCTGAGACAAAACACCATCAGTATCAATTCAGAAACAATCAGCAATAACATTGGACATTTATGAATGTTTATACAAGAGCGTTATTTGCTAAATTAATGATACTTAATTTTAATTTTCGATACTTCATCTTATTCAGTTCGTCTATTGTTTAGCTCTAATTCATTTGACAAACAATGGACATCATGATACACATCAATCAGCCTTTGCCCACCACCACTATGCAGGTGAGCCATCAGACCTTCGCTTTAGGTCTGATGGCTGAAGGGAGGTTCGCGATGAAGGATGACGGATTAAGAGGAATCTCTGAAAGTATTCACTTCGAGGAAAAAATTGAGCTGGAGGTTATCGATCAAGACGAGGCCACTTCCGGAGTACTCATCAACCAGATCGCATGGGACCAAGAGCCCGACGGAGACTCTGACCCACCCGTCAGGCCTGACACAGAGGGTCGAAGCCAACAGAATCCCTTTCTACTCGAATCTCTCTATTTCCGTTCCTTCCGTGGTACAGCCCTGTTGACCAAGAAGGAGGAACTCCACCTTGCCAAACGAATCGACGAAGGAACCCGCCGCATCAGGATGTCCCTGAAGAACGCCACGGCCATACTGGCTCACGCTGTCTCCCCAACCTCCCGTAAAGAGACGATTCAAGAGCTCAGTGCCATCCGGCGTCTGAGCGGTCTCTCTGCCATTGCCCTGGATCGAGCCGACACCCTTCTCAGTGCGTGGGCTGGATCACCCGCAGATGGCAGCCTCGTGGAACCGCAGGTCCGTCAGCAACTCCTCACGATGCTGACGGAGATACGAACGGCAGGCCGCCAGCTGGAAGACGCGAAAGAGGAGCTCGTCCGGCGCAACTTGCGCCTGGTAGTCGATGTCGCAAAACGGTACATCACACACGGCCTCACGCTGCTCGATCTGGTCCAGGAAGGAAATATTGGCTTGATGAAGGCGGCGGAACGCTTTCAATACCGCAAGGGATTCAAGTTCAGCACTTACGCAACCTGGTGGATCCGTCAAGGCATCACGCGGGCGCTCGCCGAGCAATCCCGAGTGATCCGTGTGCCCGTTCACCAATGCGAGGCCGCCAGTCGCATCGCCCGCGCCACGCGACGATTGGAGCTGCAACTCGGAGAAGCGCCTCGGATAGAGGACATCGCTCGAACCCTTGGACTCCGTCCAGAACGAGTACGCACCACGTTGGCCGCCATTCAACAACCACTCGGACTGGAGACACCGGTCGGTGAGGGTCAGACGGTCTTAGGCGACCTTCTCCCCGATCATCAGACAGCCCCGCCGGACAGCTCTATCCATCGGCTCGAACGAGAAAAGGAACTCGAACGCCTCCTGAGACCGCTCAGCCCGAGAGAAAACGCCGTGATTCGCATGCGCTTCGGCCTGGGGTACGACAAGATGATGACTTTGGTCGAGGTCGGCGAACAGTTGGACTTAAGCCGGGAACGGGTTCGCCAGATCGAGGCTCACGCACTTCGCAAACTACAGACGCCAGCCGCACGAGAAGTACTGAGGTCGATTCAGTAAGAGTCAGTGCGTTGGCCGACAGGCCCTCGCTGCTGATGATTACATCACGGTTCCTATTGTGGGCCACTGTACAACTGACGTGCGTCCTACTTGGCAGTTATGAGAGCCATCGAGTCTCTCTTGTTGCATACGCCCCACCAACATCGGGCTTGTCTTGGCGCGTCAAGGCTGGCAAGCTTCGGCAGGGTCACCTGCGACTTGTGACCGCACACATCGTAATCCCTGGTGGCGTACAACAACTATGAAAACACCTCGCCGTTCTCTCTTTCGCGCAATTGCAGCAGTCTTGCTCTTACTGCAGGCCGGCTGTGGAGCCGCGCAGTTGGGAACATGTGCGCCACATACAAAAGAAGAAGGCACTCCGACACTGAATTGGACCGAATGCTTCGAGGCTCCCTTCACACATGCTGGAATAATGCATTCGGTGTTCTGTCTCAATGACGGCACTTCGAAACCGCCTGTACTCCTGCTCCACGAGCTGACGGGGCTGACGCCAGGAACACTCGCCTATGCGGAAGAACTCTCCAAAGATTTCACCGTCTACGTGCCACTGTTGTTCGGCGAGAAAGGAAAGTTCTCCCTTACCAGCGGATTGTTGGCCTATTGGTTTCGAGGTGTGGTTGATTTCTTTCCTGGTGGCGAATGGGGCATTCCCTCTCATGGAAGCACTCCCCTTGTTGAATGGCTACGCGGTGTCGTGCGGAAGACTGGAGAGCGCCACCAAGCGCAGCGACTGGGCGTTATCGGGAACTGCATGACCGGCCCCCTCCCTGTAGCACTGCTGGACAATCCGCACGTTGGCGCTGCGGTGGTCGCCCAACCGGCGTTGCCTCTGTCCTTTTGGTGGTCCACTGATGCGGACAAACAATCACTCGGTCTCTCCGCTGACGACCTTCAGGGCGCACGTGGGAGTGCTGCGAAGATTTATGGACTGAGATTTGAAGCAGACTGTATGTCAGATCCCGCGAAACAACACACACTACGCAAAGAGTTTGGCGAACGGTTTCTCAGCGGCGAAATCCCCGCTGACGAATACCAGCATGAGGGAAAACCGACCAACGCCCACAGCACCTTGATTGGTTCGTGGAAGAAGCAGGACGAGGCTGGACAATCTTCCCGAGACGCGCGCGCACGAGTTCGGCGGTTTCTCCTGACGGAATTACTCGAGAGTCTTCAAGCCCGTTGATTCGCCCATGGACCGTCTACCCATCCTTGACTTTCCTCATCGAAGCCGATAAGCAGATCTACGCATCCACTGCCCGACACCGCCACAGGACCTCACGTTCGTGACAGAAGGAGTCTGACCATGACTGACTTACAACTCTTCTACGCGACCAACCGCAACCACCTCGGCAACGATCGCTGGCACCCGGATGGCTATGGCAAAAAATTCAGCGACGACGGTGTCGAGAATCTTCGTTTCGGCCGACTCCTCGTCAAGGTTGATGAATCCAAGATGGCCAAATTTCTCGAGAAGGACTGTGGCAACATGGGACAGGGTGACGGCGAGGGGCTCATCAAGTACCTGGCCAAATGCGCCGAGTCCGCCGACATCGTCGCCTATCGGGAAAAGATCAACCGGTCAGTCGCCGAAGACCAACAAGAGAATATTAAGCTAGGCTCGCAGGCAGCGTTCTCAGATCTGCAAACCATCATGCGGAAGAATTCGGACGTGCTGCTGCTTATCCATGGCTACAACGTCTCCTGGACCGACGCCGTCGGCACGGCTCTCTCGCTGCAGACCATGCTGAATTCCAGTCCGGAGAGAGACCCGGAACAGCAGGTGCAGGTCGTACTCTTCACCTGGCCCTCCGACGGAATGGCACTCCCCTTCGTCTCCTACAAATCAGATCGGTCGGAAGCGGCCGGGTCCGGCAACGCCATCGGCCGTGGCATTCTAAAGGTACGGGACTTTCTCGCCAGCCTGCGTCGAGCAGAAGAAGCGCTCTGCAAACAAGATCTCCATCTCCTCTGTCACTCGATGGGCAACTACCTCTTAGAGAACGCCCTCGAACGGTGCGATGCCTTCACCCCTGGTAATGCGCTACCCCGCATCTTCGAACACATCTTTCTCTGTTCACCCGACGTGGACGATACTGCACTAGAACAGGGGCACCCGTTGGCCAGAGTACACGAATTGGCCAGAAGCGTGAGCGTCTACCACAATCGCGGCGATGCCGCCCTCGTCATATCTGATTTCACGAAAGGCAATCCGGATCGACTGGGGTCAAACGGCCCGGCGCGACCAGCTCACGTGCATAACAAGGTACACCAGGTCGACTGCACCCCGATCGTCAAGGGTCTGGTCGAACACAGTTACTATCTCGTGGGACACGTCAATGCCGACATCCGCATGAGTATCGATGGGGTTCCCCATGACGACCCAAGCCGACACCGCAACCGGCTCGGCATGATGGGCAATCAGTGGGAAATGCGATCCACATAAGGGACAGGGAATCGAGTTCGTGTGTGGCGTGGCACTTCAAAACGTAGAGTTGTTGTATCTTGCGATCCACCATTCCCGACGCCTGTCAGCATGATCGTTCCTCGCGCCTACCTGACAGGACACGCAAAAAGGCTATCCAGCGGCGTTCTCGCATCGCTCAGAAACTCACCATACGGCCAGAATACGACTCCCCTCTTCGCTCGTGACGTCCATGCTCAGCGGGAATTTTAAGAGTCTGTTAGCTCTTGGACTTCTCATGCGCTATGACTAGGGTGAGAGTACGCTGGTTTCCCACTTTCATTCACGACCAGCCCAAGCCCGCGCATCTCTTCCCAATCCTGTGCAGTCGGCGCTCGACATCGACCAAGTATGAAATCACCGCCCAACAGTAAATTGAAATTGCAGTCCACGTATCGATGGTGAAGATAGTGATGTTGCCTCAGAAACCGGATATAGCCTGTCGTGAGCATCCACCGTAAGACAGGGGACGCCCCAACAACCGCATCATGCGGTCGATGTAAATAGGGATGCACGAACATGGCCAAGCAGGAATAGCCCGCCAAGGCCGGAAGCGCCCCCACCAGCACCCATGGGCCACACACCAATCCGATCAGCAGCAGAACGGGGACCATCGGCAGATTGAACCAGACAATCCCCACGCCACGCAGCGACATGCCGTAGTGCTCTCGCCGAATCAATAAGCCCCGAGGACCCTGCAAGCTCTGATCAAGCCGTTCTCTCTCGTGTGCACTAGTAAATTGCGTCACGAAATCTCGGCGAAAGGTCCATCGATGATGGACGATGCCATGGGAGAAGTAAGCGTGCCGGAAGGGTCCACTGATCCGTGGATGGTGTGCCCAGAGCCGACGGGTTCGAGGTCCCGCATGGTAGATCACTCGGTGAATGAGAGATTCCAGGAGTGACACCACGGCATACCCAAGCATCAGCCCGACAACGATCTGAAGAAAGATGCTCACAACGCCTCGTTGACGCGAGGCTACGTACAGAAGTGAGTCCTGTCAATACCTAGAGTTCAATACAGAGGCAGATGCGAATAGTGATTTCACACACCTCCCGAGACCGCTCCCCTTCCTCGCCCGCGCTACCGTGCATGGCCTGTCTGCGTCACCGAAAGCTCCTACACACCATGTGGACTTATGGCCCACGACAAAAATGGAGGAGGCTGCAATCTCGGTAAATACAGACTCTGTTCGACCTCGCGTTCGTTGTACCACCAGACGACGAATAGGATGGCCTGCCTCGTGAATGGGATGCCTCCACGAACTCTCTCCACTGAATCTATTCAGATACACCCATCGGTGATTAGCACGAGTGTTGGTCTACGTACAACTCGATGGTCAGATCTTATCTTGTTGAAAGTACGTACAATCGGAACACCGCCCGATGTCTTCGGTGTGCTGGACCCAGCTCGGGATCGAGTTTGCTGTAAGGACGTACGTACTGTGAACGTGTTGCGACCGGCCATGTTCAGGCAGCCTGAGGGCTTCACTGGTCTCGCTGTTGAGCGGTACCAGACCACGGCCGCCGCGGGTGGCGTCGCAACACGCAGACATACCAATCTCTATCCGTTTAGAAGAAATTGGCAGAGCATTGGAACTGAATCTGAGTGACTGCAGACCCAGCACATTCTTAGGGAACGTCTGATTAAGGGGCTGATGTAGCTAAGCGAGCCCAGAGAGGGTTACGTTTAGCGACTGATCTTCCCAAGAAAGAGCCGGATGCCCGTCCGGGTACGGCAGCGGTTGCTGGAACATTTTGTCGCGGGCACCACGGCACGAGCCACTGCCCAGTTGGTCGGGGTGCAGGGACGGAGGGTCGTCGTATTTTTCCAGCGGCTCCGTCAGGTAATTGCCACTACACAAGAGAGCTTTCTTCTGTCCGGTGAGATCGAAGCCGATGAAAGCTATTTGGGTGGGGTGCGGAAAGGACGGCGCGGGCGGGGTGCGGCAGGAAAAGTGCCTGTCTTTGGGTTGTTAACACGAGGCGGCACGGTGTACACGGCGATCATCCCGGATGCCAACGCCAAGACATTGATCCCCATCATTCGAGAGAACGTGACACCGGACAGCATCGTCTACACCGATAGCTTTCGGGTGTACGACGTGCTGGCTGTCTCGGAGTTCCATCACAAGCGTGTCAATCACAGCAAGACCTTCGTGTCAAAACGTGGTCACCAGATCAATGGCATTGAGAACTTTTGGAACCAAGCGAAGCGGCATTTGCGACGCTTCAACGGCATCCCGAAAAACAGCTTCTATTGGTTCTTGAAAGAATGCGAGTGGCGCTTCAACGGATCCGGTCATCGCGCGCTGTTAAATCAGCTGAAATCCTGGTATCAATCCGAAATTAACAAGTCGTAGCTACATCAGCCCCATCTNNNNNNNNNCTGAAATCCTGGTATCAATCCGAAATTAACAAGTCGTAGCTACATCAGCCCCATCTGTTATTCCAGAACACAGTGGGGAGCGGCTTCGACAGGCTCTCAGGTATTGAGAACGTCACCGGCACGAACTTCGCCGACACCCTCATCGGCAATGCCGGCAGTAACGTACTCAACGGTCTGGCTGGCAACGATCTGCTGACCGGTGGGGCCGGTCGCGATATCCTGACTGGCGGCAGCGGCTTCGATACCTTCGATTACAATGCGGCCAGCGACAGCCCAGCCAGCGCGGGCAGAGATGTCATCACCGATTTTCAGGGAAATGGAATATTCGCAGGCGACCGCATCGACCTGTCCACGATCGACGCCAATCTCTTTGCCTTCGGCAACCAGGCCTTCTTTCCGGGACAACTCAGTTATAACCAAGGAGCTGGGCTCCTGAGCATCAACATCCTCGGTAACTTGTCACCGGTGGATATGCAGATTCAGCTGACCGCCGGCACGCCGTTAGTCATTAGAGGGCCTTTCAGCGACATCATCCTGTAACCATCGCGACTCCACGCAGGGCGCCCTGCGTCGGCCGAGACGCAGATCCTGAACGGTTCTTGCGTATACCCCATTGATGATCGCATCTCCTTGTTCGCATCCAACCCAGCGACCTCACTCAGTATCGCAAGCCCATCAAGCTTAGTGTAGATGAGACCAGGAGGCTGGTCTTGTGAAGAGGATTTGATGCCTCCACAGACTCTCTCCGCTGCATCTATTCAGATACATCGATAGAATCTATTCAGATACATAAGTAGTATCTATTCAGATACTCCACGCGATGATCAGCAGGAGTGTTGGTCTACGTACAACTCAATAGGCAGGTCTTATACTGTTGAACGTACGTACAATCGGACCACCGCCAGATGGCTCCTGTGTTCGTGCCCACGTCGGCATCGAAATTGCTCAGCCCCAAGACTGACAATCAATCGTCGGTTCTGTACACAACCTCATCGAGAGTGACCGCACGAGATGGAAGGAGGACGCCGATGAGAGAAAGAAGTGCAGAAGCACGAAGCAATCTGAGTCTCAATCATGAGGGAGGGTGAGGCTCCATGGGAGCCGTTCCCCCTTCATCCACCCTGGCCAGGATGATCCGGTCAGGAGCACACATCAACAGAGGAGATTGTAATGGCGATTATTAATGGAACGAGTAGAAATGACAACGGCACCTTTCAGTTTACAAGTTCATTCCCATTTATTAAGTTTTTCCCCGTCCTGAATGGCACAGCCGGTAACGACACTATCAATGGATTGGCTGGAAACGATATCTTGAATGGGCTGGGGGGGAATGACACCCTCAACGGCGATGCCGGCAACGACATACTGAACGGGGGATTCGGGACCGACACCGCCCGGTACATCGGGGAAGGACCCGTCACGGTTAACCTCAACATTGCGGGACCGCAGAACACGGGAGGGGCCGGGAGTGACACGCTCGTGAGTATCGAAAACCTCATTGGTTCAAACTTCAACGACACCCTCACCGGCAATGCCTTCAACAACACCCTGGACGGGTGGTTGGGCAACGACACCCTCAACGGCGGAGGTGGCAATGACACGCTGCTCGGGTTCAGCGGCAACGACATCCTCAACGGGGGCAGTGGCAATGACGATCTCCGCGGGGAGTCCGGCAACGACACGCTGCGTGGCGGCACTGGCAATGACACGCTCAACGGTGGGTCCGGCGCCGACAACATGAACGGCGGCGACCAGAACGATACCTACTTCGTGGACAACACCGGCGATGTGACAGCAGAGTCCTTTAATGATGCGCTGGGCGGAGTGGACACCGTGAACTCGTCCGCAGCGTTCCATACCATAGGCTTCGGAATCGAGAACCTCACTCTGACCGGCTTCGCTGCCATCAATGGGACCGGCAATGGCAACAACAACACCATCACCGGCAATAACGCGGCGAACGTGCTCTCGGGCCTGGGTGGCGACGACCGCCTATTCGGCCTGCTTGGCAACGACACGCTGTTCGGTGGTGCTGGCAGCGACTTGCTGAACGGTGCAGCGGGCAGGGACATCATCGTCGGTGGCTCGGGGAACGATCGCTTGGATTACAACAGGCTCATCGATAGCACCGTTGCCCTTGCTGGCAGGGATGTC from the Nitrospira sp. genome contains:
- the moaC gene encoding cyclic pyranopterin monophosphate synthase MoaC produces the protein MDEFTHFNESGRARMVDISAKGSTERLATAQAKVFLLPETLQKIQRGKIAKGDVLAVAQIAGVMGAKKTPDLIPMCHPILLTSVDISFKEESQPSSEGRCSITITATAKTTGPTGVEMEAMTAASVAALTIYDMCKAVDRGMSFGEVCLLSKSGGKSGLYTKNG
- a CDS encoding sigma-70 family RNA polymerase sigma factor; translated protein: MDIMIHINQPLPTTTMQVSHQTFALGLMAEGRFAMKDDGLRGISESIHFEEKIELEVIDQDEATSGVLINQIAWDQEPDGDSDPPVRPDTEGRSQQNPFLLESLYFRSFRGTALLTKKEELHLAKRIDEGTRRIRMSLKNATAILAHAVSPTSRKETIQELSAIRRLSGLSAIALDRADTLLSAWAGSPADGSLVEPQVRQQLLTMLTEIRTAGRQLEDAKEELVRRNLRLVVDVAKRYITHGLTLLDLVQEGNIGLMKAAERFQYRKGFKFSTYATWWIRQGITRALAEQSRVIRVPVHQCEAASRIARATRRLELQLGEAPRIEDIARTLGLRPERVRTTLAAIQQPLGLETPVGEGQTVLGDLLPDHQTAPPDSSIHRLEREKELERLLRPLSPRENAVIRMRFGLGYDKMMTLVEVGEQLDLSRERVRQIEAHALRKLQTPAAREVLRSIQ
- a CDS encoding alpha/beta hydrolase; the protein is MTDLQLFYATNRNHLGNDRWHPDGYGKKFSDDGVENLRFGRLLVKVDESKMAKFLEKDCGNMGQGDGEGLIKYLAKCAESADIVAYREKINRSVAEDQQENIKLGSQAAFSDLQTIMRKNSDVLLLIHGYNVSWTDAVGTALSLQTMLNSSPERDPEQQVQVVLFTWPSDGMALPFVSYKSDRSEAAGSGNAIGRGILKVRDFLASLRRAEEALCKQDLHLLCHSMGNYLLENALERCDAFTPGNALPRIFEHIFLCSPDVDDTALEQGHPLARVHELARSVSVYHNRGDAALVISDFTKGNPDRLGSNGPARPAHVHNKVHQVDCTPIVKGLVEHSYYLVGHVNADIRMSIDGVPHDDPSRHRNRLGMMGNQWEMRST
- a CDS encoding IS1595 family transposase, which encodes MPVRVRQRLLEHFVAGTTARATAQLVGVQGRRVVVFFQRLRQVIATTQESFLLSGEIEADESYLGGVRKGRRGRGAAGKVPVFGLLTRGGTVYTAIIPDANAKTLIPIIRENVTPDSIVYTDSFRVYDVLAVSEFHHKRVNHSKTFVSKRGHQINGIENFWNQAKRHLRRFNGIPKNSFYWFLKECEWRFNGSGHRALLNQLKSWYQSEINKS
- a CDS encoding calcium-binding protein, with the protein product MAIINGTSRNDNGTFQFTSSFPFIKFFPVLNGTAGNDTINGLAGNDILNGLGGNDTLNGDAGNDILNGGFGTDTARYIGEGPVTVNLNIAGPQNTGGAGSDTLVSIENLIGSNFNDTLTGNAFNNTLDGWLGNDTLNGGGGNDTLLGFSGNDILNGGSGNDDLRGESGNDTLRGGTGNDTLNGGSGADNMNGGDQNDTYFVDNTGDVTAESFNDALGGVDTVNSSAAFHTIGFGIENLTLTGFAAINGTGNGNNNTITGNNAANVLSGLGGDDRLFGLLGNDTLFGGAGSDLLNGAAGRDIIVGGSGNDRLDYNRLIDSTVALAGRDVIIGFAGNGIFAGDQIDLRDIDARPTVAGDQAFTWVGNALPLGVGQAGYVGGVLYANVDGGAPDFAIQVGVPSLFVSANPLLQGVTDVLL